One segment of Lachancea thermotolerans CBS 6340 chromosome E complete sequence DNA contains the following:
- the RPN14 gene encoding Rpn14p (similar to uniprot|P53196 Saccharomyces cerevisiae YGL004C RPN14 Putative non-ATPase subunit of the 19S regulatory particle of the 26S proteasome localized to the cytoplasm) has product MSPLINYNIQPDFVDCIRDVQNGVLAEDSFYVNVEPSAYEVDEFRVKVKLQEEVLVFDAGTGNSFKQTGRRTFEARLGSHHCKFQTAHDNYSSAAELGSPDFTSVDVFQKDGTCLYAIGNTAGEVSVHDSQREQIQILKGHKAEITDVKFFPSGQVVLSSSMDMQLKVWSVLDGSNPRTLKGHKGSITTSAIVDRGRNVLSGSKDGTVKLWECGSGEAIHTFARSSNRTDAINAMVLLGHATTASDDKHLEFGTTGKIVLAGHESGTISCHDLYSKEQLLELPNQFMSACWSLTSNSQCSTSSTESPLFLYAGYANGVLAQWDLRMPSKAIDSICWNQGSPVTALHFQSQRLFASSDLDSSAAFHVDLDSGTIQNPTFLVSQETKISAYAPLDDQQRTLAVGSGGLCAVY; this is encoded by the coding sequence ATGTCGCCGCTAATTAATTACAACATCCAACCGGACTTCGTGGATTGTATCCGGGATGTTCAAAATGGAGTGCTTGCCGAAGATTCATTTTACGTGAATGTTGAGCCTTCGGCCTACGAGGTGGATGAATTTCGTGTAAAAGTCAAGCTTCAAGAGGAAGTATTGGTGTTTGATGCCGGTACGGGcaattctttcaagcagACTGGTCGTCGAACATTTGAAGCCAGGCTCGGTAGCCACCACTGCAAATTTCAAACAGCTCACGACAACTATTCATCTGCTGCAGAGCTGGGCTCACCCGATTTCACTTCGGTAgatgtctttcaaaaggatGGTACTTGCTTGTACGCTATAGGCAATACCGCTGGTGAAGTCTCAGTCCATGATAGTCAAAGAGAGCAGATCCAAATTCTCAAAGGCCACAAGGCCGAGATCACCGACGTGAAGTTCTTCCCTAGCGGCCAGGTTGTTCTCAGCAGTTCGATGGATATGCAGCTGAAGGTCTGGTCTGTTTTAGACGGAAGCAACCCCCGAACTTTAAAGGGGCACAAAGGGTCTATTACTACAAGTGCCATTGTTGACCGAGGTCGTAATGTCTTGTCGGGTTCCAAAGATGGCACGGTTAAGCTGTGGGAGTGTGGAAGCGGAGAAGCTATTCATACATTTGCAAGAAGTTCTAATCGGACCGACGCTATAAACGCTATGGTGCTATTGGGGCACGCAACCACAGCGAGCGACGATAAGCATCTTGAGTTTGGTACAACGGGAAAAATTGTTTTAGCGGGGCATGAATCAGGAACAATTTCTTGCCACGACTTGTATTCGAAAGAACAATTGCTCGAACTTCCTAATCAGTTCATGTCGGCATGTTGGTCGTTAACGTCCAACTCTCAATGTTCTACTTCTTCTACGGAATCTCCGCTCTTCCTATACGCTGGCTATGCGAATGGTGTTCTGGCACAGTGGGATCTTAGAATGCCCAGCAAGGCCATTGATAGCATTTGTTGGAATCAAGGTTCGCCTGTCACTGCTCTACATTTTCAATCACAGAGACTTTTTGCCTCTTCGGACCTCGATTCCTCGGCAGCTTTTCATGTTGATTTAGATTCGGGCACTATCCAGAACCCAACCTTTCTGGTTTCCCAGGAAACCAAAATCTCGGCATACGCCCCTTTGGATGACCAACAGAGAACTCTCGCTGTTGGTAGCGGAGGGCTCTGTGCAGTTTACTAG
- the PMC1 gene encoding calcium-transporting ATPase PMC1 (similar to uniprot|P38929 Saccharomyces cerevisiae YGL006W PMC1 May be involved in depleting cytosol of Ca2 ions putative vacuolar Ca2 ATPase), whose translation MGEQSPSSKVDDASEHADSIKFRSSEFKLKPDQLAELHDPKSMAAFVNLFDEDPNNLYTFLGTDKGSGLNIADEDVTETERYKIYGDNRIPQRKPKSFLELAWEAFQDRIMILLTVAAVISFALGLYETLGQPPEYDSEGKEITKVDWVEGVAIMIAVLVVILVGSANDYQKELQFSKLNNKKNDREIIVLRNGDEHLISIHDILVGDIIVLQTGDVVPADCVLVKGSCECDESALTGESQTIKKASIDVACSKYKHLSANDAAIDIGVRAAEKVPDPMLISGSKLLSGLGRAVVTSVGVNSVHGRTLMSLKVENETTPLQERLDSLANSISVYGSVAALILFIVLFIRFLVNLKKGGHLSGLSPAQKGSRFMNIFIVAITIIVVAVPEGLPLAVTLALAFATTRMAKDGNLVRVLRACETMGSGTAVCSDKTGTLTENRMTVVKGFLGTTHFDETEETSEVVEPEDHIISKDCPQATKKDLLVNITLNSTAFENKDDDEGMESNENPFHKPRKTLFPWSRNNRKERHTTANELIENAPDQDREPFIGSKTETALLSFARKHLDMQDLQNYREHPENLDVAEVVQVIPFESVRKWGGVVLKYNDGTYRFFIKGAAELILKRCKQKRTSDGKSGSISEEDFESASRTITGLAADALRAISLAHRDFLNCQSWPPEELQDPADPSLALPDRLFGDEVSFLGSHTDPSGVPKEGLVLDAIVGIQDPLRKGVRVAVEQCQKAGVTVRMVTGDNILTATAIARNCSILQGGFADDPDSSMEGPKFRKLATKERRRIVPKLRVLARSSPEDKRILVETLKEMGDVVAVTGDGTNDAPALKLADVGFSMGISGTEVAREASDIILMTDDFSAIVNAIKWGRCVSTSIKKFIQFQLTVNITAVVLTFVSAVASAEETSVLTAVQLLWVNLIMDTLAALALATDKPDENILDRKPRGREAPLITVSTWKMILGQSTLQLIVTFVLHFAGKQIFFPHKAHITGHEQQQLNAMTFNTFVWLQFFKLIVTRKLDEADGISNVRDRITASNLNFFQDLFRNYYFLVIILLIGGFQVLIMFVGGAAFSIAKQTGAMWATAIICGMLSLPVGVIIRIIPDEWVLKVFPSRFVKMILYVLGFKFLRKSGNKNEEEESLLDSNSDAKLVGSTAFERAKTEMLAFKDHVGLDNNHLNPFQAYKKWRHSSSSSAGSDSEESHYYIASATMVPTLVGGAVGGFSHITMKDGPSDKKAS comes from the coding sequence ATGGGCGAACAAAGCCCCTCTAGCAAAGTTGATGATGCTAGCGAGCACGCAGATAGTATCAAATTTCGAAGCTCCGAGTTCAAACTAAAGCCAGACCAGCTGGCCGAGCTTCATGACCCCAAGTCGATGGCAGCGTTCGTGAACCtgtttgatgaagatcCCAACAACTTGTACACGTTCCTAGGGACTGACAAAGGCTCCGGTCTCAATATTGCAGACGAAGATGTCACGGAAACTGAGCGCTACAAAATATACGGTGACAACCGGATCCCGCAGCGGAAACCAAAGTCGTTTCTAGAGCTAGCATGGGAGGCGTTCCAAGACCGTATCATGATCCTTTTAACAGTAGCAGCTGTGATATCTTTTGCTTTAGGGCTGTATGAAACGCTGGGACAACCGCCTGAGTACGACTCGGAGGGTAAAGAGATCACCAAAGTTGACTGGGTTGAAGGAGTCGCGATCATGATCGCTGTACTCGTAGTTATCTTGGTTGGATCTGCGAATGACTACCAAAAAGAACTCCAATTTTCTAAGCtgaacaacaagaaaaacgaCCGTGAAATTATTGTACTGCGGAATGGTGATGAGCATCTGATTTCCATCCATGATATTCTCGTCGGCGATATTATAGTACTACAAACAGGTGACGTTGTGCCAGCTGACTGTGTTCTAGTAAAGGGATCATGTGAATGTGATGAATCGGCCCTTACGGGTGAGTCCCAAACCATCAAAAAAGCCTCTATTGACGTTGCGTGCTCAAAGTACAAGCATTTGAGCGCTAACGACGCTGCAATAGACATTGGTGTTCGTGCAGCGGAGAAAGTTCCCGATCCCATGCTGATATCTGGGTCTAAGCTGCTTTCAGGCCTTGGTCGCGCTGTGGTGACCTCTGTGGGGGTAAATTCCGTTCACGGTAGGACATTAATGTCGTTGAAAGTCGAAAACGAAACAACTCCCTTGCAAGAGAGGCTTGATAGCTTAGCCAACAGTATTTCTGTTTATGGCTCGGTCGCCGCattgattttgtttattGTCTTGTTTATTCGGTTTCTGGTTAACCTAAAAAAGGGAGGGCACCTAAGTGGCTTGTCGCCTGCCCAAAAAGGCTCTAGATTCATGAATATTTTCATTGTTGCTATTACAATTATTGTGGTGGCTGTTCCCGAAGGACTACCACTCGCTGTGACCTTGGCGCTGGCTTTTGCAACCACGAGGATGGCCAAAGATGGCAATCTAGTGAGGGTATTGAGAGCGTGCGAGACAATGGGATCTGGTACCGCTGTATGTTCTGACAAAACTGGCACTTTGACAGAAAACCGCATGACTGTGGTTAAGGGTTTTCTCGGGACAACGCATTTTGATGAAACTGAGGAAACGTCGGAAGTGGTTGAACCTGAAGATCACATAATATCGAAAGACTGCCCTCAGGCCACAAAGAAGGATCTTTTGGTTAACATAACATTGAACTCTACCgcgtttgaaaacaaggatgatgatgaaggCATGGAATCTAATGAAAACCCCTTCCATAAGCCGAGGAAAACACTTTTTCCTTGGAGTCGCAACAATAGAAAGGAAAGGCACACCACTGCTAATGAACTGATCGAGAACGCTCCGGACCAGGACAGAGAGCCTTTCATAGGTTCAAAGACTGAAactgctcttctttcttttgcccGGAAGCACTTGGATATGCAGGATCTACAGAACTATCGGGAACACCCAGAAAATCTGGATGTTGCAGAAGTAGTCCAGGTTATTCCTTTCGAGAGTGTCAGAAAGTGGGGAGGCGTTGTTCTCAAGTACAATGACGGCACATACAGATTTTTCATCAAGGGCGCGGCAGAGTTGATATTGAAAAGATGCAAGCAGAAGAGGACCTCAGATGGGAAGTCAGGCTCAATTTCGGAggaagactttgaaagCGCCAGTCGAACAATCACTGGACTGGCTGCAGATGCGTTGAGAGCAATTTCCTTGGCGCATAGGGACTTCTTGAATTGTCAAAGCTGGCCACCGGAGGAACTGCAAGATCCAGCGGACCCAAGCTTAGCCTTACCAGACCGTCTCTTTGGGGATGAGGTCTCATTTTTGGGCTCACACACCGATCCTAGTGGAGTGCCAAAAGAGGGTTTGGTACTGGACGCAATTGTGGGTATTCAGGACCCCCTCCGGAAAGGCGTGAGGGTTGCTGTGGAACaatgtcaaaaagctggtgTCACAGTTAGAATGGTCACCGGTGATAACATCTTGACAGCTACGGCAATTGCCAGGAATTGCAGTATCTTGCAAGGAGGATTCGCTGACGATCCTGACAGCTCAATGGAAGGCCCCAAATTCCGGAAATTGGCCACTAAGGAGCGTCGGCGTATAGTCCCTAAGCTCAGGGTTCTTGCTAGGTCGTCACCGGAAGACAAGAGAATACTGGTTGAGACTTTAAAGGAAATGGGTGATGTCGTGGCTGTTACAGGCGACGGCACAAATGATGCTCCTGCTCTAAAGCTTGCCGACGTCGGTTTCTCTATGGGTATTTCTGGTACAGAAGTTGCaagagaagcttctgaTATTATCTTGATGACCGACGATTTCTCTGCGATCGTAAATGCTATCAAATGGGGTAGGTGTGTCTCAACCTCAATCAAAAAATTTATTCAATTTCAATTGACTGTCAACATCACTGCTGTTGTTCTTACGTTTGTTTCTGCTGTCGCATCTGCTGAGGAGACCTCTGTTTTAACAGCGGTTCAGTTGCTTTGGGTGAATTTGATCATGGACACATTGGCTGCTTTGGCTCTTGCTACGGACAAGCCTGACGAGAACATTTTGGACAGAAAACCTAGAGGCAGAGAAGCACCTTTGATAACCGTTTCTACCTGGAAAATGATTTTGGGGCAATCAACCCTTCAGCTTATTGTAACATTTGTTCTACACTTTGCGGGGAAACAGATTTTTTTCCCTCACAAAGCGCACATAACTGGGCATgaacaacaacagcttAACGCTATGACATTCAACACGTTTGTATGGCTgcagttcttcaagctcatcgtAACACGGAAGCTAGACGAGGCGGATGGCATTTCAAACGTCAGAGATAGAATTACGGCGTCTAACTTAAACTTCTTCCAGGACCTTTTCAGAAACTACTACTTTTTGGTAATCATCCTTTTAATCGGAGGTTTCCAAGTTTTGATTATGTTTGTCGGAGGTGCTGCGTTTTCAATTGCTAAACAGACAGGCGCCATGTGGGCAACCGCGATAATTTGTGGCATGCTGTCTCTCCCAGTAGGTGTTATAATCAGGATTATACCAGACGAGTGGGTTCTCAAGGTATTCCCCTCGCGGTTCGTGAAAATGATTCTTTATGTCCTAGGgttcaaatttttgagaaagtCAGGAAATaaaaacgaagaagaagagtcCTTACTAGACAGTAATAGCGATGCTAAATTAGTCGGTTCAACAGCTTTCGAGAGAGCTAAGACAGAAATGCTGGCGTTTAAAGATCATGTGGGGCTTGATAACAACCACTTGAATCCTTTTCAAGCCTACAAAAAGTGGAGacattcttcttcttcatcagcAGGGTCTGATAGTGAGGAAAGCCACTACTATATAGCTTCTGCTACAATGGTACCGACGTTGGTTGGTGGCGCTGTCGGTGGCTTCTCCCATATCACTATGAAGGATGGGCCGTCCGACAAGAAGGCCAGTTGA
- a CDS encoding NAD(P)-dependent alcohol dehydrogenase (similar to uniprot|P25377 Saccharomyces cerevisiae YCR105W ADH7 NADPH-dependent cinnamyl alcohol dehydrogenase family member with broad substrate specificity may be involved in fusel alcohol synthesis), whose amino-acid sequence MTYPEQFQGFAISDPKDWATPKLTSFQPKNFGPRDVDIEVECCGICASELFALKNDWTHEPLACLSSKYGPKTQVVGHEVVGKVVAVGPEVSLCKVGDRVGLGAQASACMQCSRCQSSNEQYCAQSIGTYCNPYPDGYVSQGGYASHVRAHEQFCFPIPPEIPSELVAPLQCGGLTVFSPIKRNIQGKKNPRVAIIGIGGLGHMAIMISKALGAEVSAVSRGYSKRDDALKMGADHFIATSEPNWNAGLDDTFDLILNCASSTSSLDLNALLPCLKVNCNFVSVGLPHIDEDFKVKPFSFFHNGCNIGSSKLGSREEAIELMQLAVKHNFRPWVETIKVSEAGVSEGLTRLDKGDVRYRFTLTGFHDFFGTGKQ is encoded by the coding sequence ATGACCTACCCCGAGCAATTTCAAGGCTTTGCCATCAGCGACCCCAAAGACTGGGCCACGCCCAAGCTCACCAGCTTCCAGCCCAAGAACTTCGGTCCTCGCGACGTGGACATCGAGGTTGAATGCTGCGGCATCTGCGCCTCAGAGCTCTTCGCGCTCAAGAACGACTGGACGCACGAGCCGCTTGCATGCCTCAGCTCCAAGTACGGTCCCAAGACGCAAGTCGTCGGCCACGAGGTCGTCGGCAAAGTCGTCGCCGTGGGCCCCGAAGTTAGCCTTTGTAAGGTCGGCGACAGGGTCGGTCTCGGCGCGCAAGCCTCCGCGTGCATGCAGTGCAGCCGCTGCCAGTCCAGCAATGAGCAGTACTGCGCTCAGTCCATCGGCACCTACTGCAACCCATACCCTGATGGTTATGTGTCGCAGGGTGGCTACGCTTCGCACGTCAGGGCGCACGAGCAGTTCTGCTTCCCTATCCCACCAGAGATCCCATCAGAGCTCGTCGCTCCCCTGCAGTGCGGCGGCCTGACCGTCTTCTCGCCAATCAAGCGCAACATCCAGGGCAAGAAGAACCCCCGCGTCGCCATCATCGGGATTGGCGGCCTTGGCCACATGGCCATCATGATCTCCAAGGCCCTGGGCGCAGAGGTCTCCGCCGTGTCTCGTGGTTACTCCAAGCGTGACGACGCGCTGAAAATGGGCGCAGACCACTTCATCGCCACCAGCGAGCCAAACTGGAACGCGGGGCTGGACGATACTTTCGACCTGATTCTGAACTGTGCGTCGTCTACCTCTTCCCTCGACCTTAACGCGCTGCTCCCTTGCCTGAAGGTCAACTGCAACTTTGTCTCGGTTGGTCTTCCTCACATCGACGAGGACTTTAAGGTTAAGCCATTCAGTTTCTTCCACAACGGTTGCAATATCGGCTCTTCCAAGCTGGGTTCCAGAGAGGAAGCCATCGAACTCATGCAATTGGCCGTAAAGCACAACTTTAGGCCATGGGTTGAGACTATAAAGGTGTCTGAGGCCGGCGTTTCCGAGGGTCTCACTAGACTAGACAAGGGTGATGTCAGATACAGATTCACTTTGACCGGCTTTCACGATTTCTTTGGCACCGGCAAACAGTAA
- the COG7 gene encoding Golgi transport complex subunit COG7 (similar to uniprot|P53195 Saccharomyces cerevisiae YGL005C COG7 Component of the conserved oligomeric Golgi complex), with the protein MCTEDELLKMFFDEEFVPHAYLDILLSAENMPISELQSISTTLLSKLDLYTDCLTRELGSTIDKLRKPTELLSFSTSYSQAEGTTKLEYYLETLGNSVKNLKDDIAGVNKQLTEIKKNNQESTKTVVDIKDLKTVKTNLQKVLNCFEQLRSIVIISAEITDKSQPQELISVSSFKSSLKVLGDIIVSSFKESSETELSSVQNEELLKKVGYFADLKPVFKDLTKYYSLYGAFIDRIKHEADIYIQGKDIDPSFA; encoded by the coding sequence ATGTGTACCGAGGATGAGCTACTGAAAATGTTCTTTGATGAGGAGTTCGTCCCTCACGCATATCTGGACATACTTCTTTCCGCAGAGAACATGCCAATCAGTGAACTCCAATCAATTTCCACCACCCTACTCTCAAAACTTGATCTTTACACTGATTGCCTCACAAGAGAGTTGGGATCGACTATAGATAAGCTCCGGAAGCCCACCGAGCTGCTTTCCTTTTCAACCTCGTACTCGCAAGCAGAGGGTACAACTAAGCTGGAGTACTACCTCGAAACTTTGGGAAATTCggtcaagaacttgaaggaCGACATCGCAGGCGTCAACAAGCAACTCACGGAAATAAAGAAGAATAACCAAGAGAGCACTAAGACTGTTGTGGACATCAAAGATCTGAAGACTGTTAAAACAAATTTGCAAAAAGTTTTAAACTGCTTCGAGCAACTCAGATCGATTGTAATAATTTCAGCGGAAATCACCGACAAAAGTCAACCACAGGAGCTGATATCCGtatcaagtttcaagagTTCCCTCAAAGTGCTAGGTGACATAATAGTCTCCAGTTTCAAAGAATCTTCTGAAACAGAATTGTCTAGCGTTCAAAACGAGgagttgctgaaaaaggtTGGCTACTTTGCTGATTTGAAgcctgttttcaaagaccttACCAAGTATTATTCTTTGTATGGGGCCTTTATTGATCGCATCAAACATGAGGCCGACATATACATTCAGGGAAAGGATATTGACCCCTCCTTTGCCTGA
- the RFA1 gene encoding replication factor A subunit protein RFA1 (similar to uniprot|P22336 Saccharomyces cerevisiae YAR007C RFA1 Subunit of heterotrimeric Replication Factor A (RF-A) which is a highly conserved single-stranded DNA binding protein involved in DNA replication repair and recombination) — protein MSDTNLTQGELRGIFTTEEKYHNATGGIYQCVRTRKNDPSNHANRKNLIVVSDGMHRVKALLRNEAVQKAQDAELHSGDIFRLTRGEPAIVKEKKKYVLLIDDLEIIQSRAEIQNPNCELIDNYLIAHPDEVFSSEESAPAQGSSFTGRQQQPQQPQAQNFQKPQQYAPQAQQNYNNSNNFSSSQKSRPIFAIEQLSPYQNMWTIKARVSFKGDIKTWSNQRGEGKLFNVNLLDNSGEIRATTFSENVDKFYNLLQEGKVYYVSKARIQPSKPQFSNLAHPYELQLDRDTVVEECFDDVDVPKMNFSFVKLNTMESQEANSIVDVIGIIRTVNPPFEITSKAGKRFDRRDIILVDDSGYSVNVGLWGQQALEFNLPEGSVVAIKGGRVTDFNGKGLSMGFNSTMHPSPEVPEAYAIKGWYDSVGRNAQFHSLKQEPGAGGGNAARFIANRISIAKAQADNLGMSERGDYFSIKAAVSYLRVDNLAYPACANENCNKKVIEEPDGTWRCEKCDANHPEPQFRYMLTVSVLDETGQIWLTLFNEQAEQLLGVDANSMVKYKESDPSKFARITQKIQMNQYDFRVRARADNYNDETRIRYTAANVHNLRFGAEAEFLAEELGKVFLN, from the coding sequence ATGTCCGATACTAATTTGACGCAAGGTGAGCTACGCGGTATATTCACCACAGAAGAGAAGTATCACAACGCGACCGGGGGCATTTACCAATGCGtgaggacgaggaagaaTGATCCATCTAATCATGCCAATAGAAAGAACCTTATAGTTGTTTCTGATGGGATGCATAGGGTCAAAGCTCTTCTGAGAAATGAAGCGGTGCAGAAAGCGCAAGATGCAGAGCTCCACAGTGGCGATATCTTCCGACTGACTAGGGGCGAGCCTGCGatcgtcaaagaaaagaagaaatacgTGTTGCTCATTGATGATTTGGAGATTATACAGTCCCGTGCAGAGATCCAAAATCCCAATTGCGAGCTCATTGACAACTACCTGATTGCTCATCCTGACGAGGTTTTCTCGTCTGAAGAAAGCGCCCCCGCACAAGGTTCTTCGTTTACGGGAAGGCAACAACAGCCCCAACAACCACAAGCACAGAACTTCCAGAAGCCACAGCAGTATGCCCCTCAAGCGCAGCAGAACTATAACAATAGTAACAACTTCTCATCGTCCCAAAAGAGCAGACCTATTTTTGCAATTGAGCAGCTTTCACCCTATCAAAACATGTGGACAATCAAAGCACGGGTATCTTTCAAAGGTGATATCAAGACCTGGAGTAACCAGAGAGGCGAGGGCAAACTGTTTAACGTCAACTTACTCGACAACTCTGGTGAAATTAGAGCTACTACGTTTAGTGAAAACGTTGACAAGTTCTACAATCTTCTCCAGGAGGGTAAAGTTTATTACGTTTCGAAAGCGAGGATCCAACCTTCGAAGCCGCAATTCTCAAATCTGGCTCATCCATATGAATTACAACTGGATCGTGACACAGTTGTTGAAGAGTGCTTCGACGATGTGGATGTTCCCAAGATGAATTTCAGCTTTGTTAAACTCAACACTATGGAgtctcaagaagcaaacTCGATAGTTGACGTGATCGGAATAATAAGAACTGTCAATCCTCCTTTCGAGATCACATCAAAGGCAGGTAAGAGATTTGACCGCCGTGATATTATTCTGGTCGATGACTCCGGTTACTCAGTAAACGTCGGCCTATGGGGCCAGCAAGCATTGGAGTTCAACTTACCTGAGGGGTCTGTAGTCGCAATAAAGGGGGGTCGCGTTACTGACTTCAATGGCAAGGGCTTATCGATGGGCTTTAACAGCACTATGCATCCCAGCCCTGAAGTCCCAGAGGCTTACGCAATTAAGGGTTGGTACGATTCTGTGGGTCGCAATGCACAATTCCATTCCCTGAAGCAAGAGCCAGGAGCAGGTGGCGGCAATGCTGCTAGATTTATAGCTAACCGAATTTCAATCGCTAAAGCGCAAGCAGATAATTTAGGCATGAGCGAAAGAGGGGATTACTTTAGCATCAAAGCTGCTGTGTCTTACCTGAGGGTAGATAACCTTGCTTATCCCGCGTGTGCCAACGAAAATTGTAACAAAAAAGTGATTGAAGAACCGGACGGAACCTGGAGATGTGAAAAGTGCGATGCTAACCACCCAGAGCCACAGTTTAGATACATGCTAACTGTGTCCGTTTTGGACGAAACAGGGCAAATTTGGTTGACTTTATTCAATGAGCAGGCCGAGCAGCTGCTAGGAGTTGATGCTAATTCGATGGTTAAATACAAAGAAAGTGACCCAAGTAAGTTCGCGAGGATTACACAGAAAATTCAGATGAATCAGTATGACTTCAGGGTGAGAGCGAGAGCTGACAACTACAACGATGAAACGCGTATAAGGTATACGGCAGCCAACGTCCACAATTTGAGGTTTGGAGCAGAGGCCGAATTTTTGGCAGAGGAATTGGGAAAAGTGTTTTTGAACTGA
- the SEN34 gene encoding tRNA splicing endonuclease subunit SEN34 (similar to uniprot|P39707 Saccharomyces cerevisiae YAR008W), which yields MVGSKVAIVLLQRDGEAGTPLVFDIASIEKLRSIGVAGILTGTLPSATQQNAFLSVPLRLMAEEALWLVEKQLGYLVHGGGVVHTAAEAVKAEDMKEARNELERSFEAQREFKRQQHLEKLRRLGVKAENSSGTETDYSRLLESSLFIETCDSSALISQRQREFDKPEIQARLAQQLRTGCKCKGDFHVYKALREQGYFLSPGSRFGGRFIAYPGDPLRYHSHMTVQPAMDYRRDPLDLLQVVSGGRLGTGVKKLWVVGGVKDDYDSTDAESGRVSFFSVEWAGFG from the coding sequence ATGGTGGGTTCTAAGGTGGCTAttgtgcttcttcaaagagacGGAGAGGCTGGGACGCCCTTAGTCTTCGACATCGCAAGCATAGAGAAATTGAGGAGCATTGGAGTAGCGGGTATCTTGACCGGAACGCTGCCGTCAGCCACGCAGCAAAATGCATTTCTGAGCGTACCACTACGGCTGATGGCCGAGGAGGCGCTGTGGCTGGTAGAGAAGCAGTTGGGCTATCTAGTGCATGGCGGAGGGGTGGTGCATACAGCGGCAGAGGCTGTCAAGGCTGAGGATATGAAAGAGGCGCGCAATGAGCTAGAGCGCTCTTTCGAGGCACAGCGCGAGTTTAAGCGACAGcagcatcttgaaaagttaCGGCGTTTAGGTGTAAAGGCCGAGAATTCTTCGGGGACGGAAACGGATTACTCGCGTCTGCTGGAGTCGTCTCTCTTCATAGAGACATGTGACTCTTCGGCCCTTATTTCGCAGCGGCAGCGCGAGTTTGACAAGCCAGAAATCCAAGCCAGGTTGGCGCAGCAACTCCGAACGGGATGCAAATGCAAAGGCGACTTTCACGTGTACAAAGCGCTTCGGGAGCAGGGCTACTTTTTGTCGCCGGGGAGTCGCTTCGGAGGTCGCTTTATCGCGTATCCCGGCGATCCGCTTCGGTACCATTCTCACATGACTGTGCAGCCAGCGATGGACTACCGCAGAGATCCATTGGACCTTCTGCAAGTGGTGAGCGGTGGCCGGCTTGGAACTGgtgtcaaaaagctttgggTTGTGGGCGGAGTCAAAGACGACTACGATTCTACCGATGCTGAGTCTGGGAGGgtttctttcttctcagTTGAATGGGCCGGTTTTGGGTAG